In one Oncorhynchus nerka isolate Pitt River linkage group LG7, Oner_Uvic_2.0, whole genome shotgun sequence genomic region, the following are encoded:
- the LOC115131999 gene encoding taste receptor type 1 member 1-like isoform X2 gives MGVCVVLGWLVLVLTGHQLTEGTSLQLSGDYSISCLFPLHNLATSGSNLPDMEACKKGKSNKHGYHLIQAMRFAVEEINNGTKNQHLLPGVTLGYQAYDICNTPASVLATLDLLAQQLQRTSGNKTDGDQRAVAVIGPDSSSYTFPPAAMLGSYLVPQISYEATNELLSNKHLYPSFFRTIPSDRNQVDAMIQLLVRFNWTWIVLLGSDNSYGLQGMQRLSQQAAYYDICIAYQGVIPDLTSATNQTMRSIVKGILKTKVNTIVVFSSKSKVSGFFPFVIEQGVTGKVWIGTEDWSVATLVSGIPGIHTIGTVLGISIKYAAIAGFETFESHVVSKLLRDTSNGMMDLRVDCLQNTDLYSMAVKNFSLDGYDMTSSYNVYKAVYAVAHALHQALGCDSGECQKIEVQPWQLLPLLKQVRFSVGNSSVYFDENGDPPTGYDIVTWVWRGTEWSLRVVGFYTPDPTDLTVDPAQIEWASDIDNLGKVPPSICSPECPTGHRKLQTGQHKCCFDCLACPAHTFLNSTGSTWCQACELHQWSTEASKVCLDRTVLLLAWDAPLSLALLVLLALTLFMTLGSGVVFLLNLGTPVAKSAGGRTCLVMLLALTAAAASALCHFGLPSRPACLLKQPLFVFSFTVCLACVTVRSFQVVCIFKLSSKLPRAYDTWAKNHGPEGTVLVVSMTVLSISALRVALNPPYPSQDVDFYSNCIVTECSNTLSFGAMIELAYVSVLSMLCFSFSYMGKDLPANYNEAKCITFSLMVYMISWISFFTIYFVTRAEFAMAMHVLAIVSSVLGILGGYFMPKVYIMVLRPQMNTTAHFQNCIQMYTMNKQ, from the exons ATGGGTGTGTGTGTCGTCCTGGGCTGGTTGGTACTGGTCCTGACTGGCCACCAGCTGACTGAGGGAACCAGTCTGCAGCTTTCAGGGGACTACTCCATTTCGTGTCTCTTTCCGCTCCACAATTTAGCCACCTCCGGTTCCAACCTACCAGACATGGAAGCCTGCAAAAA AGGCAAATCTAATAAACATGGCTATCATTTGATACAAGCCATGAGATTCGCTGTGGAGGAGATCAACAACGGCACCAAAAACCAACATCTTCTCCCAGGGGTGACGCTGGGTTACCAGGCGTATGACATCTGCAATACACCAGCCAGTGTCCTGGCCACTCTGGACCTCCTGGCCCAACAGTTACAGAGAACTTCAGGGAACAAGACGGATGGTGACCAGAGAGCAGTGGCAGTGATTGGGCCTGATAGTAGCAGTTATACCTTTCCCCCGGCTGCAATGCTGGgctcctatctggtgccacag atATCCTATGAAGCCACAAACGAATTGCTGAGCAACAAGCACCTCTACCCATCCTTCTTCCGCACCATCCCCAGTGACAGGAACCAGGTGGACGCCATGATCCAGCTGCTGGTCCGTTTTAACTGGACCTGGATCGTGCTACTGGGCAGTGATAATTCCTACGGCCTCCAGGGCATGCAGAGGCTCTCCCAACAGGCGGCCTACTACGACATCTGCATCGCCTACCAAGGAGTCATCCCCGACCTCACCTCGGCCACCAACCAGACCATGAGGAGCATTGTCAAGGGCATCTTGAAGACCAAGGTCAACACTATTGTTGTTTTCTCCAGCAAAAGCAAAGTTAGTGGGTTCTTCCCATTTGTCATAGAGCAGGGTGTAACTGGCAAGGTGTGGATAGGGACAGAGGACTGGTCAGTGGCCACTCTAGTGTCGGGGATACCAGGGATTCACACCATCGGAACTGTTCTAGGCATCTCCATCAAATACGCAGCCATAGCTGGGTTTGAGACGTTCGAAAGCCATGTTGTTTCAAAGTTACTTAGGGACACCTCCAATGGCATGATGGACCTGAGGGTTGACTGTTTGCAAAATACGGATCTCTATAGCATGGCAGTAAAAAACTTCTCTTTGGATGGCTATGACATGACATCCTCGTATAATGTTTACAAGGCTGTATATGCTGTGGCCCATGCCCTGCACCAAGCACTTGGTTGTGACTCAGGTGAATGCCAAAAGATTGAAGTACAACCTTGGCAG cttcTGCCACTGTTAAAGCAGGTGAGATTCTCTGTTGGGAACTCCTCTGTGTACTTTGATGAGAACGGAGACCCGCCCACAGGATATGACATCGTGACCTGGGTTTGGAGGGGAACAGAGTGGTCTCTCCGAGTGGTGGGCTTTTACACTCCAGACCCCACTGACCTCACAGTGGACCCTGCTCAAATTGAATGGGCTAGTGACATTGACAACCTGGGAAAA GTGCCTCCGTCAATATGCTCTCCAGAATGCCCTACAGGTCACAGGAAGCtgcagacaggacaacacaagtGCTGCTTCGACTGCCTGGCCTGTCCTGCTCACACCTTCCTCAACAGTACTG GATCTACCTGGTGTCAGGCGTGTGAGCTCCACCAGTGGTCCACAGAGGCGAGCAAGGTGTGTCTGGATCGGACGGTCCTGCTGCTGGCTTGGGACGCCCCCCTGTCTCTTGCTCTGCTGGTCCTCCTGGCTCTGACCCTGTTCATGACCCTTGGGTCAGGGGTCGTCTTCCTCCTCAACCTGGGCACCCCTGTGGCCAAGTCGGCTGGCGGGCGCACCTGCCTGGTGATGCTTCTAGCCCTAACCGCGGCGGCCGCCAGCGCCCTGTGTCACTTTGGCCTCCCGTCTCGGCCCGCCTGCCTCCTCAAGCAGCCCCTCTTCGTCTTCAGCTTCACCGTGTGTCTGGCGTGCGTCACCGTGCGCTCCTTCCAAGTGGTCTGCATCTTTAAGCTGTCTTCCAAGCTGCCCCGTGCCTATGATACTTGGGCTAAGAACCACGGGCCTGAAGGCACCGTCCTTGTCGTGTCCATGACAGTGTTGTCGATCTCTGCGCTCCGGGTTGCTCTAAACCCCCCGTACCCCTCCCAGGACGTGGACTTCTACTCCAACTGCATTGTCACAGAGTGTAGTAACACCCTCTCTTTCGGTGCCATGATAGAACTAGCCTACGTCTCTGTGCTCAGTATGCTCTGTTTCTCCTTCAGTTACATGGGCAAAGACCTGCCAGCCAACTATAATGAGGCCAAATGTATCACCTTTAGTCTCATGGTCTACATGATCTCCTGGATCAGCTTCTTCACCATCTATTTTGTCACAAGGGCGGAGTTTGCCATGGCCATGCATGTGCTggccatagtgtccagtgtgctCGGTATTCTCGGTGGTTATTTCATGCCCAAGGTCTACATCATGGTGCTGAGGCCCCAAATGAACACAACGGCCCATTTCCAAAACTGTATTCAGATGTATACCATGAACAAACAGTGA
- the her12 gene encoding hairy-related 12: MAPCSTNFSFQHLRFAEKDIKIRKPIVEKMRRDRINGCIEQLKLILEKEFHKQDPNTKLEKADILEMTVSFLRQQLQPDPSQRDYGEGYSQCWRESLQFLSGSPKRDTTSIITSAGPLQGLQQQLSTQVQRSIQQHPVVHSTSPVSSTLRPTTNTNTTLQDTGAKGPVWRPW, from the exons ATGGCTCCCTGTTCAACCAACTTCTCTTTCCAGCACCTGAGGTTCGCAGAAAAAGACATTAAG ATAAGGAAACCCATCGTAGAGAAGATGCGTCGGGATCGCATCAACGGCTGCATCGAGCAGCTCAAGCTGATCCTGGAGAAGGAGTTCCACAAACAGGACCCCAACACCAAGCTGGAGAAAGCCGACATCCTGGAGATGACCGTGAGCTTCCTGAGGCAGCAGCTGCAGCCAGATCCATCTCAGAGGGACTACGGCGAGGGTTATTCACAGTGTTGGAGGGAGTCTCTGCAGTTCCTGTCCGGAAGCCCcaagagagacaccacttccATCATCACCTCGGCTGGACCTCTTCAGGGGCTCCAGCAGCAGCTCTCCACCCAGGTCCAGAGATCCATCCAGCAGCACCCAGTGGTCCATTCCACCTCTCCAGTCTCCTCCACCCTCCGACCCACCACTAACACCAACACCACGCTCCAGGACACAGGAGCTAAAGGCCCAGTCTGGAGGCCCTGGTAG
- the LOC115131999 gene encoding taste receptor type 1 member 1-like isoform X1, with translation MRFAVEEINNGTKNQHLLPGVTLGYQAYDICNTPASVLATLDLLAQQLQRTSGNKTDGDQRAVAVIGPDSSSYTFPPAAMLGSYLVPQISYEATNELLSNKHLYPSFFRTIPSDRNQVDAMIQLLVRFNWTWIVLLGSDNSYGLQGMQRLSQQAAYYDICIAYQGVIPDLTSATNQTMRSIVKGILKTKVNTIVVFSSKSKVSGFFPFVIEQGVTGKVWIGTEDWSVATLVSGIPGIHTIGTVLGISIKYAAIAGFETFESHVVSKLLRDTSNGMMDLRVDCLQNTDLYSMAVKNFSLDGYDMTSSYNVYKAVYAVAHALHQALGCDSGECQKIEVQPWQLLPLLKQVRFSVGNSSVYFDENGDPPTGYDIVTWVWRGTEWSLRVVGFYTPDPTDLTVDPAQIEWASDIDNLGKEVPPSICSPECPTGHRKLQTGQHKCCFDCLACPAHTFLNSTGSTWCQACELHQWSTEASKVCLDRTVLLLAWDAPLSLALLVLLALTLFMTLGSGVVFLLNLGTPVAKSAGGRTCLVMLLALTAAAASALCHFGLPSRPACLLKQPLFVFSFTVCLACVTVRSFQVVCIFKLSSKLPRAYDTWAKNHGPEGTVLVVSMTVLSISALRVALNPPYPSQDVDFYSNCIVTECSNTLSFGAMIELAYVSVLSMLCFSFSYMGKDLPANYNEAKCITFSLMVYMISWISFFTIYFVTRAEFAMAMHVLAIVSSVLGILGGYFMPKVYIMVLRPQMNTTAHFQNCIQMYTMNKQ, from the exons ATGAGATTCGCTGTGGAGGAGATCAACAACGGCACCAAAAACCAACATCTTCTCCCAGGGGTGACGCTGGGTTACCAGGCGTATGACATCTGCAATACACCAGCCAGTGTCCTGGCCACTCTGGACCTCCTGGCCCAACAGTTACAGAGAACTTCAGGGAACAAGACGGATGGTGACCAGAGAGCAGTGGCAGTGATTGGGCCTGATAGTAGCAGTTATACCTTTCCCCCGGCTGCAATGCTGGgctcctatctggtgccacag atATCCTATGAAGCCACAAACGAATTGCTGAGCAACAAGCACCTCTACCCATCCTTCTTCCGCACCATCCCCAGTGACAGGAACCAGGTGGACGCCATGATCCAGCTGCTGGTCCGTTTTAACTGGACCTGGATCGTGCTACTGGGCAGTGATAATTCCTACGGCCTCCAGGGCATGCAGAGGCTCTCCCAACAGGCGGCCTACTACGACATCTGCATCGCCTACCAAGGAGTCATCCCCGACCTCACCTCGGCCACCAACCAGACCATGAGGAGCATTGTCAAGGGCATCTTGAAGACCAAGGTCAACACTATTGTTGTTTTCTCCAGCAAAAGCAAAGTTAGTGGGTTCTTCCCATTTGTCATAGAGCAGGGTGTAACTGGCAAGGTGTGGATAGGGACAGAGGACTGGTCAGTGGCCACTCTAGTGTCGGGGATACCAGGGATTCACACCATCGGAACTGTTCTAGGCATCTCCATCAAATACGCAGCCATAGCTGGGTTTGAGACGTTCGAAAGCCATGTTGTTTCAAAGTTACTTAGGGACACCTCCAATGGCATGATGGACCTGAGGGTTGACTGTTTGCAAAATACGGATCTCTATAGCATGGCAGTAAAAAACTTCTCTTTGGATGGCTATGACATGACATCCTCGTATAATGTTTACAAGGCTGTATATGCTGTGGCCCATGCCCTGCACCAAGCACTTGGTTGTGACTCAGGTGAATGCCAAAAGATTGAAGTACAACCTTGGCAG cttcTGCCACTGTTAAAGCAGGTGAGATTCTCTGTTGGGAACTCCTCTGTGTACTTTGATGAGAACGGAGACCCGCCCACAGGATATGACATCGTGACCTGGGTTTGGAGGGGAACAGAGTGGTCTCTCCGAGTGGTGGGCTTTTACACTCCAGACCCCACTGACCTCACAGTGGACCCTGCTCAAATTGAATGGGCTAGTGACATTGACAACCTGGGAAAA GAGGTGCCTCCGTCAATATGCTCTCCAGAATGCCCTACAGGTCACAGGAAGCtgcagacaggacaacacaagtGCTGCTTCGACTGCCTGGCCTGTCCTGCTCACACCTTCCTCAACAGTACTG GATCTACCTGGTGTCAGGCGTGTGAGCTCCACCAGTGGTCCACAGAGGCGAGCAAGGTGTGTCTGGATCGGACGGTCCTGCTGCTGGCTTGGGACGCCCCCCTGTCTCTTGCTCTGCTGGTCCTCCTGGCTCTGACCCTGTTCATGACCCTTGGGTCAGGGGTCGTCTTCCTCCTCAACCTGGGCACCCCTGTGGCCAAGTCGGCTGGCGGGCGCACCTGCCTGGTGATGCTTCTAGCCCTAACCGCGGCGGCCGCCAGCGCCCTGTGTCACTTTGGCCTCCCGTCTCGGCCCGCCTGCCTCCTCAAGCAGCCCCTCTTCGTCTTCAGCTTCACCGTGTGTCTGGCGTGCGTCACCGTGCGCTCCTTCCAAGTGGTCTGCATCTTTAAGCTGTCTTCCAAGCTGCCCCGTGCCTATGATACTTGGGCTAAGAACCACGGGCCTGAAGGCACCGTCCTTGTCGTGTCCATGACAGTGTTGTCGATCTCTGCGCTCCGGGTTGCTCTAAACCCCCCGTACCCCTCCCAGGACGTGGACTTCTACTCCAACTGCATTGTCACAGAGTGTAGTAACACCCTCTCTTTCGGTGCCATGATAGAACTAGCCTACGTCTCTGTGCTCAGTATGCTCTGTTTCTCCTTCAGTTACATGGGCAAAGACCTGCCAGCCAACTATAATGAGGCCAAATGTATCACCTTTAGTCTCATGGTCTACATGATCTCCTGGATCAGCTTCTTCACCATCTATTTTGTCACAAGGGCGGAGTTTGCCATGGCCATGCATGTGCTggccatagtgtccagtgtgctCGGTATTCTCGGTGGTTATTTCATGCCCAAGGTCTACATCATGGTGCTGAGGCCCCAAATGAACACAACGGCCCATTTCCAAAACTGTATTCAGATGTATACCATGAACAAACAGTGA